The Raphanus sativus cultivar WK10039 chromosome 6, ASM80110v3, whole genome shotgun sequence sequence TTTTATAATAAAGATTGGAATCTCCCATGTGTTCCTCACTTCCTCTAGACGCAGTGAGTCAGTGACCGtgatagttttttatttattatactcCTACCTCTTATGTCACTCAATAGCGTCAGGCAGGGTACCCAAGGATATGGTTGAgttgtgattttcttttctgGATTAGCGATGAGCCGGAAAAGAATAAATAGAAGGTACAAATGGGcctcttaaaaatattaatgagcTCAATATATACGATACATTTCCTTTTTTTGACATCAGACCAATACGATACATAAAGCTAAAGAATAAAAGTTACGACTATTCATTTCGGTCTCTAATTACGGATGTGCCACTCCCCCCCGCATCGCGCGAATTGGCTGTTGCAATCGCATCTTCTTCATCTTACTAGAGCAAACACTAAAGCCACTAAGCAGCTCAGCTCAGGTGGAAATGTgttactctctctctttacaATCTTCAATACTCTTCCGTAACCGCAGCTCCATCAACCTCCATGGAGATCGAGCAATCTCGACTCCAAACCCGAAATCTCCGCCCTTACCCAAGCGAGATCGTCGGGGAACGTCGTTACTCTGCCCTGGGAGAGCCGCCGCCTCATCGAGATTCCCCGGACACACTTCCGCCGCCGTGGATCCACGTGGCCTCCCGCGCCATCATCGATCGAGAGTCGATTGCAGCAGCGACGCTCGCCGTACGCCGGCGGCGGCGACGGAGCAGCCTAGTTTCTCGGAGTTCATAACTTCCGAGAGGGTGAAAGTGGTGGCGATGCTCGCGCTTGCCCTGGCGCTGTGCAACGCGGACCGCGTCGTGATGTCCGTCGCGATCGTGCCTCTCTCGCTTTCTCGAGGATGGAGCAAGTCCTTCTCCGGTATCGTTCAGGTTGAATGCTTCCAAGAACACTGAATAGATTGTACTCGTTGAGTCTTATacgtttctttgtttttttgcttCTCTTGGTATAGTCATCGTTCCTGTGGGGATACCTAATTTCACCAATAGCTGGGGGAACGTTGGTGGACCGTTACGGCGGCAAAGTAATCATGGCGTGGGGAGTAGCTTTGTGGTCTTTGGCTACTTTCCTTACTCCTTGGGCTGCTGATACGTCGTTGTGGGCTCTTCTTGCTGCAAGAGCTATGGTTGGGGTTGCTGAAGGTGTGGCTCTTCCTTGCATGAACAACATGGTTGCAAGGTAGTGATTTGTTTGAAATGTGATGAAACACACATGATTTTGTAACGTGTTAGTTCATAGTGATAGTGTACCGTCTTTTGTAGATGGTTCCCTCCAACGGAACGTTCTAGGGCCGTTGGTATCGCTATGGCGGGGTTTCAGCTTGGGAATGTAGTTGGACTCATGTTGTCTCCTATTCTCATGTCTCAAGGCGGTATATATGGCCCTTTTGTTATTTTTGGGTTATCGGGTTTCCTGTGGATGCTCGTTTGGCTCTCTGCTACGTCAAGTACGCCAGATCGACATCCTCAGATTACGAAGTTCGAACTCGAGTACATAATGCAGAAGCAGAAAATGTCTGCTAAGGAGAACAAACGAAACACTACAGGAGTGATCCCTCCTTTTAGACGCCTACTCTCTAAGATGCCGACTTGGGCTGTCATAGTTGGAAATGCCATGCATAGCTGGGTATGTATTCATTCTTGGAAGTTTGAGgaaatgtcttgattttttcttttagatgTGACATTTCATGTAAATGACTTTAAATGCTTGCTTACAGGGTTTTTTTGTGCTTCTTTCATGGATGCCCATCTACTTCAATTCAGTAAGGCCTGAGCATCAACAAATTGTAAATGTATTGCTGTTCTTTCTAGTCTTCATAAGTGATATAACGTGTTGCAGGTATATCATGTGAACCTCAAACAAGCTGCTTGGTTTAGTGCCGTTCCATGGAGTATGATGGCTTTCACCGGATACATTGCTGGTTTTTGGTCTGACTTGTTGATACGACGTGGTACAAGTATCACTCTGACGCGGAAAATCATGCAGGTTTGTGATTCACAAGATTGCATTGAATCACGAGGTCTCTTGGACTGGAATAGTTATGTATACATATCAGACTAGTGTTGAGGTTAGTTGCATTTAGGTTTCTTTTTTGCTGACTGGGGGATTTCATGCTTTGTTTTGGCAGTCCATTGGTTTCATTGGTCCTGGGATTGCTCTCATTGGTTTAACTACAGCAAAACGACCTTTAGTAGCATCTGCCTGGCTAAGCTTAGCCGTCGGGCTTAAATCATTCAGCCACTTGGGGTTTCTTATCAATCTTCAGGTAGTCAAGTG is a genomic window containing:
- the LOC108806099 gene encoding probable anion transporter 4, chloroplastic, with translation MCYSLSLQSSILFRNRSSINLHGDRAISTPNPKSPPLPKRDRRGTSLLCPGRAAASSRFPGHTSAAVDPRGLPRHHRSRVDCSSDARRTPAAATEQPSFSEFITSERVKVVAMLALALALCNADRVVMSVAIVPLSLSRGWSKSFSGIVQSSFLWGYLISPIAGGTLVDRYGGKVIMAWGVALWSLATFLTPWAADTSLWALLAARAMVGVAEGVALPCMNNMVARWFPPTERSRAVGIAMAGFQLGNVVGLMLSPILMSQGGIYGPFVIFGLSGFLWMLVWLSATSSTPDRHPQITKFELEYIMQKQKMSAKENKRNTTGVIPPFRRLLSKMPTWAVIVGNAMHSWGFFVLLSWMPIYFNSVYHVNLKQAAWFSAVPWSMMAFTGYIAGFWSDLLIRRGTSITLTRKIMQSIGFIGPGIALIGLTTAKRPLVASAWLSLAVGLKSFSHLGFLINLQEIAPEYSGVLHGMCLTAGTLAAIVGTVGAGFFVELLGSFQGFILLTAILYLLSALFYNIYSTGERVDFDATG